From the genome of Camarhynchus parvulus chromosome 8, STF_HiC, whole genome shotgun sequence, one region includes:
- the RGL1 gene encoding ral guanine nucleotide dissociation stimulator-like 1 has translation MKLLWRAKMTTFQDGGEEVEDGAVYNVTLKKVQIQQAANKGARWLGGEGDQLPPEHTVRQYETSKIRAIKAGTLEKLVENLLTAFGDADFSYISIFLATYRAFASPRAVLELLLDRFGNLETSNQGEVANLNSLESEMVLRAEIASVLRAWLDQCSEDFREPPDYMCLLKLLDYLKNNMPNSDMESRVQNLLKQFQNQEVEAVDGFCSTSSSDLVDGEELEISSPEEFSSFQDHVVAEQLTYMDVMLFRRVVPYHCLGSIWSQRDKKENKNLAPTVRATITQFNAVTKCVISTILGTRELKIQQRAKIIEKWIHIAHECRILKNFSSLRAIISALQSNSIYRLKTTWMCVSKDILLMYEELSEIFSDHDNYLTSRELLMKEATSKFANLDSSEKENQKKSQKRLQLQKNKGVMQGTVPYLGTFLTDLIMLDTALQDYVEGGLINFEKRRREFEVIAQIKLLQSSCNSYCLIPDQKFIQWFGRQRHLTEEESYKLSREAEAAADTNILSPKSQKSMVKRISTLFLGTDVFTPPKEQPPKSSPVGGSSGESTDSASVSSCEFNHSETEDVCVTPVSSPEDPLKKISGYSLSSCSPDSSMSTPSSGVSSLPSFPLASTDDKSSVGSDKGYDSDKGSISSDKGSGSSKGSICDAGSGLDSGSMPCRDSGSVLGSAPRALPVYNRQSEGSCIIRVSMDGLHDSIYKSILITNQDRIPDVTQRALLKHNLEPGAVEDYELVQVISEDKELVFPRDANVFYGMNSHVNFDFILRKRAELLG, from the exons GGTGAAGGAGACCAGTTACCCCCAGAGCACACTGTCAGACAGTATGAAACATCCAAGATCAGGGCTATAAAAGCTGGAACTTTGGAGAAATTGGTGGAGAACCTTCTCACAGCTTTTGGAGATGCAGATTTTTCCTACATCAGCATCTTCCTTGCAACATACAGGGCCTTTGCTtctcccagggcagtgctggagcttcTTCTGGACAG ATTTGGAAACCTGGAGACCTCAAACCAAGGAGAAGTGGCAAACCTGAATTCCTTGGAATCTGAGATGGTACTCAGGGC TGAAATAGCATCAGTCTTACGGGCCTGGCTCGATCAGTGCTCGGAGGATTTCAGGGAGCCCCCTGACTACATGTGTTTGCTGAAGTTGCTGGATTACCTGAAGAACAATATGCCAAATTCTGACATGGAGAGTAGGGTGCAGAACCTCTTGAAGCAGTTTCAGAACCAAGAAGTAGAAGCTGTTG ATGGGTTTTGTAGCACTTCCTCCAGTGACCTGGTTGATGGAGAGGAACTGGAGATCAGCAGTCCAGAAGAATTCTCCTCTTTTCAAGACCACGTTGTGGCAGAACAGTTGACATACATGGATGTG ATGCTCTTCAGAAGAGTTGTGCCCTACCACTGTTTGGGATCCATCTGGTCTCAAAGGgataagaaggaaaacaagaaccTGGCTCCAACTGTCAGAGCCACCATCACTCAGTTCAATGCAGTCACCAAATGTGTCATCAGCACTATCCTGGGGACCAGGGAGCTCAAAATCCAGCAGAGAGCCAAGATCATTGAGAAGTGGATTCATATTGCACAT GAATGCAGGATCCTGAAGAACTTCTCCTCCTTGAGGGCCATCATTTCAGCTCTGCAGTCCAACTCCATCTATAGGCTGAAGACCACCTGGATGTGTGTTTCCAA ggacaTCCTGCTGATGTATGAGGAGCTGTCTGAGATCTTCTCAGACCATGACAATTATCTGACAAGTAGGGAGCTGCTGATGAAG GAAGCAACATCCAAATTTGCAAATCTGGACAGCAGTgagaaggaaaatcagaaaaagtcACAGAAGCGACTGCAACTTCAAAAAAACAAG GGAGTGATGCAAGGCACGGTCCCTTACCTTGGCACCTTCCTGACTGATCTCATCATGCTTGACACGGCCCTTCAGGACTATGTTGAG GGTGGCCTGATCAATTTTGAGAAGAGACGAAGG gaATTTGAGGTCATTGCCCAGATCAAGCTCCTGCAATCTTCATGCAACAGCTATTGCCTGATACCAGACCAGAAATTCATCCAGTGGTTCGGGAGGCAGCGACACTTAACGGAGGAGGAGAG TTACAAACTCTCCCGTGAGGCTGAAGCAGCTGCTGATACCAACATCCTgtctccaaaatcccagaaaagcaTGGTGAAGAGGATCAGCAC ACTCTTTCTGGGCACTGATGTGTTCACCCCACCCAAAGAACAGCCCCCGAAGAGCTCTCCTGTAGgggggagctctggggaaagCACGGATTCAGCCAGTGTTTCATCGTGTGAGTTTAATCACTCTGAAACTGAGGATGTGTGTGTCACTCCCGTCTCTAGTCCTGAGGACCCTCTGAAAAAG ATCTCTGGCTACTCCTTATCCTCCTGTTCTCCTGACTCTTCCATGAGCACGCCTTCCTCAGGGGTGTCATCCTTACCCTCATTCCCGCTGGCCTCCACCGACGACAagagctctgtgggctctgaCAAGGGCTATGACTCTGACAAGGGCTCCATCAGCTCTGACAAGGGCTCAGGCTCCAGCAAGGGCTCCATCTGTGACGCTGGCTCAGGCCTGGATAGTGGCTCCATGCCCTGCAGGGACTCAGGCTcggtgctgggcagtgccccCAGAGCGCTGCCCGTGTACAACCGGCAGAGCGAGGGCTCCTGCATCATCCGGGTCAGCATGGACGGGCTCCACGACAGCATCTACAAGAGCATCCTG ATAACCAACCAAGACAGAATCCCTGATGTCACCCAGCGAGCCTTGCTGAAGCACAACCTGGAGCCTGGTGCAGTTGAAGATTATGAGCTTGTGCAGGTCATCTCTGAGGACAAAG AGCTGGTGTTCCCCCGTGATGCCAATGTGTTCTACGGCATGAACAGCCACGTGAACTTCGACTTCATCCTGAGgaagagggcagagctgctgggctga